The following proteins come from a genomic window of Candidozyma auris chromosome 4, complete sequence:
- the MYO5 gene encoding myosin 5 produces the protein MAIVKRGGRSKAKQQEAPARAGIKKAEFDLHKKKEVGVSDLTLLSKISDESINENLHKRFMNGTIYTYIGHVLISVNPFQDLGIYTQQTLNMYKGKNRLEVPPHVYAIAESMYYNLKSYGDSQCVIISGESGAGKTEAAKQIMQYIANVSVDDQVNSATSSSGISKIKDMVLATNPLLESFGCAKTLRNNNSSRHGKYLEIFFNPQTYQPIAAHITNYLLEKQRVVQQITNERNFHIFYQFTKHCPPKYQQNYGIQGPETYIYTSAAQCTTADGIDDGHDFNETLRAMDIIGLSESEQDDIFRMLAAILWIGNISFVENEEGNAAVRDENVTNFVAYLLQVDSELLKKSIVERIIETSHGMRRGSTYHVPLNIVQAIAVRDALAKGIYNNLFEWIVERVNQSLKEPLQKFEKKSIGILDIYGFEIFEQNSFEQICINYVNEKLQQIFIQLTLKAEQEEYVQEQIKWTPIDYFNNKVVCDLIEATRPQPGLFAALNDSIKTAHADSDAADQVFAQRLSMVGASNKHFEDRRGKFIIKHYAGDVTYEVSGMTDKNKDNMLRDLLEVLSTSGNSFVQKDLFPPSLLAAVTDSKKRPDTASDKIKKSANALVDTLSQCQPSYIRTIKPNQTKRPKEYDNQQVLHQIKYLGLKENVRIRRAGFAYRTTFDKFVQRFYLLSPKTGYAGDYIWNGDDISAVKEILRSCHIPPSEYQMGTTKVFIKTPETLFALEDMRDKYWHNMAARIQRAWRRYVKRKEDAAKVIQAAWRIKKHGNKYEQLRDEGTDILAGRKQRRRMSLLGSRAFMGDYLGCNDSSGYGRFILNQAGINEFVIFSANGEILLSKFGRSSRRLPRVFILTKSNLYVISEVVIDKRLKLQKEFTIPVSGINYVGLSTFSDNWVAVSLHNATAATPDIFINLDFKTELVTHLKRLNRGISVKIGPTIEYQKKPGKYHTVKIIVDSSSGKSDTYKSGSIKVGEGLPSSSRNPKRPRSKATEVDYSKYYNRNVKSTSYSNAYHGDSLSKSAAAYAYQNSQNSQSSVQNQTPITKQHKRPPPAPPGIAQASHSQAQLNSTSQQHTKAPPARPVKKSAAPRPPAKKSIVHDTASKAEQQREVCPPPVPPTSQSHQPLSKPKYATYKVLYDYDGSVAGSVPLVKDSVVYVVSINGKWGLVKDLNETSEGWSPMDYMTEVDPPSHLFNSTSPSQVPSSQPNHEIESNSGVVQTSLPMNSKAGLGNGLADALLAKKSGDVNLAGSLADALKKRKGATGNDSEEENEDDDDW, from the coding sequence ATGGCTATTGTAAAGAGAGGAGGCCGCTCTAAAGCCAAACAGCAGGAGGCTCCGGCTAGGGCAGGTATAAAAAAGGCGGAATTTGACTtgcacaagaagaaggaagtcGGGGTTTCTGATCTAACCCTTTTATCGAAAATTTCCGATGAATCCATCAACGAGAATTTGCATAAGCGGTTCATGAATGGAACTATATATACATATATTGGGCATGTGTTGATTTCAGTAAACCCCTTTCAAGACCTTGGTATTTACACCCAACAGACACTAAACATGTACAAGGGCAAAAATAGATTGGAGGTTCCTCCTCATGTTTATGCGATCGCCGAATCTATGTATTACAACTTAAAATCATACGGAGATAGCCAGTGTGTGATTATATCGGGTGAGTCCGGTGCTGGTAAAACAGAGGCAGCAAAGCAGATAATGCAATATATTGCCAACGTGTCGGTGGATGATCAGGTGAATTCTGCTACCTCTTCCTCAGGGATATCAAAGATCAAGGACATGGTTCTCGCTACAAATCCGCTCTTAGAGTCATTTGGATGTGCAAAGACGTTAAGGAATAATAACTCTTCTAGACATGGGAAGTACCTTGAAATTTTCTTTAATCCTCAGACCTACCAACCAATCGCGGCACATATTACAAACTATTTGTTGGAAAAACAAAgagttgttcaacaaaTCACAAATGAGAGAAATTTTCATATATTCTACCAGTTTACGAAGCATTGTCCGCCAAAGTACCAACAAAATTACGGCATACAAGGTCCGGAGACATACATCTACACATCAGCCGCTCAATGTACAACAGCTGATGGTATCGATGATGGGCATGATTTTAACGAAACTTTGCGTGCAATGGATATCATTGGATTGTCTGAGTCGGAACAGGATGATATTTTTAGAATGTTAGCTGCGATTTTGTGGATTGGAAACATATCGTTCGTCGAGAACGAAGAAGGAAATGCCGCTGTTAGGGACGAAAATGTGACAAATTTTGTGGCTTATCTATTGCAGGTCGACTCTGAGCTCTTAAAAAAATCAATCGTGGAACGAATCATTGAAACGTCACATGGCATGCGAAGAGGTTCAACTTATCATGTTCCTCTAAATATTGTCCAAGCAATTGCTGTGCGCGATGCTTTAGCCAAAGGCATTTATAACAATCTTTTCGAATGGATTGTGGAGAGGGTTAATCAATCATTAAAGGAACCTTTACAGAAGTTCGAGAAAAAGTCTATTGGTATCTTGGATATCTACGGAtttgagatttttgagCAAAACTCTTTCGAACAAATATGCATCAACTATGTCAATGAGAAGTTGCAACAGATCTTCATTCAGTTGACGCTTAAAGctgagcaagaagaatatGTTCAGGAGCAGATTAAATGGACTCCAATCGATTatttcaacaacaaagtTGTTTGTGACTTGATTGAGGCAACACGGCCCCAGCCAGGTTTATTCGCTGCATTGAACGACTCCATCAAGACAGCGCATGCTGATTCTGATGCTGCCGACCAAGTTTTCGCTCAACGTTTGAGTATGGTTGGTGCTAGCAACAAGCATTTTGAGGATAGGAGAGGTAAATTCATCATAAAACATTACGCTGGCGATGTCACATACGAGGTCTCGGGAATGACGGATAAAAACAAGGACAATATGTTGCGCGATCTCTTGGAGGTTTTGTCAACTTCTGGCAATTCCTTCGTGCAGAAAGATCTTTTCCCTCCCAGTCTTCTAGCTGCAGTAACGGACAGCAAAAAGAGACCCGATACAGCCTCTGATAAGATTAAGAAAAGTGCGAATGCTTTGGTCGATACATTATCGCAATGTCAACCATCATACATCAGAACTATCAAGCCCAACCAGACCAAGCGTCCCAAAGAATACGACAATCAGCAAGTGTTGCATCAAATTAAGTATCTCGGTCTTAAGGAGAATGTAAGGATTCGGAGAGCAGGATTTGCTTACCGAACAACATTTGACAAGTTTGTTCAACGATTCTACCTCTTGTCACCCAAGACTGGATATGCTGGAGACTATATTTGGAATGGGGACGACATTTCTGCTGTGAAGGAAATCCTAAGGTCGTGTCACATTCCTCCAAGTGAGTATCAAATGGGAACTACAAAGGTATTCATCAAAACGCCAGAAACTTTGTTTGCCTTAGAGGACATGAGAGACAAATATTGGCATAACATGGCGGCCCGTATACAAAGAGCCTGGAGGAGATAtgtgaagagaaaggaGGACGCGGCCAAGGTTATCCAGGCCGCATGGagaatcaagaagcacGGTAACAAGTATGAGCAACTCCGTGACGAGGGAACAGACATTTTGGCTGGTcggaagcaaagaagaagaatgtcTTTATTGGGTTCTCGAGCATTCATGGGGGATTATCTTGGATGCAATGATAGTAGTGGCTACGGCCGCTTCATACTCAATCAAGCAGGCATCAATGAGTTTGTAATCTTCTCCGCGAACGGCGAAATTTTGTTATCAAAGTTTGGAAGATCGTCGAGGAGGTTACCCAGGGTATTTATCCTaacaaaaagcaatttATATGTGATCTCTGAAGTGGTCATTGATAAGCGACTCAAATTGCAAAAGGAATTCACAATTCCTGTTTCTGGGATCAACTATGTGGGATTGTCAACTTTTCTGGATAATTGGGTGGCCGTTTCTTTGCACAACGCGACTGCCGCCACTCCGGACATATTCATCAATTTGGACTTCAAGACCGAGCTCGTTACCCATTTGAAACGCTTGAACAGGGGTATTTCTGTCAAAATAGGCCCCACTATCGAGTATCAGAAAAAGCCGGGCAAGTATCATACAGTCAAAATCATTGTCGATAGTTCATCTGGCAAATCTGACACATACAAATCTGGCAGCATCAAGGTTGGCGAGGGGCTTCCTTCATCGAGTCGCAACCCTAAGAGACCGCGCCTGAAGGCTACCGAAGTTGATTACAGCAAGTATTACAACCGAAATGTGAAATCAACATCGTATTCAAATGCCTATCATGGTGATTCTCTCCTGAAACTGGCTGCAGCCTATGCCTACCAGAATTCACAGAATTCACAATCTTCTGTTCAAAATCAAACGCCCATCACGAAGCAGCACAAGAGGCCGCCCCCGGCACCACCTGGAATTGCACAAGCTTCTCATTCACAAGCTCAACTCAATTCTACTTCTCAGCAGCATACCAAGGCACCACCAGCGAGGCCCGTCAAGAAATCTGCAGCACCACGGCCACCCGCGAAGAAATCAATAGTTCACGATACGGCTTCAAAAGCCGAGCAACAGCGTGAAGTTTGCCCTCCTCCTGTCCCCCCTACATCGCAATCCCACCAACCTCTCCTGAAGCCTAAATATGCGACTTACAAAGTACTTTACGACTATGATGGTTCCGTCGCTGGCTCTGTTCCGCTTGTGAAAGATAGCGTCGTTTACGTGGTAAGTATAAACGGTAAATGGGGTCTTGTCAAGGATCTAAATGAAACATCGGAAGGATGGTCTCCCATGGATTATATGACGGAGGTAGACCCTCCGTCACATCTCTTCAACAGTACCTCACCATCACAAGTCCCATCATCACAACCTAATCATGAAATCGAATCAAACCTGGGCGTTGTGCAAACCAGCCTTCCAATGAACTCAAAAGCAGGCCTCGGAAATGGTCTAGCTGACGCATTGTTGGCAAAGAAAAGTGGTGATGTCAATTTAGCGGGATCTCTTGCTGACGCCTTAAAGAAGCGTAAGGGTGCGACTGGTAATGATAGCGAGGAAGAGaacgaagatgatgacgattGGTGA
- the SSK2 gene encoding mitogen-activated protein kinase kinase kinase: protein MSNQSPTAQKDQSSFPLRHNVSQRQGSSGRRPALSRGQSNYASSPTSNGTGANVTSSKSGKRPTRDRSGSGSSNANTGNSLSSTASTEQRKARAKSMSQTLATNLHGNNQYLAQERAYLRKLRNQWDDDYYTKGIKGADEEPNKGDGLNNDDEDDDEDFSTYGNTDLLIDMDDEKYQIDYSLAFDIMKSANSTLKIAKSESISEETVEDPAVVERLDWQAMLSSVLTGDVVRSEKTKIIDNTSVNDGQEPFLHTNYKENLWFGIRAKLFNRTEDDQKKIIYYRRTLTDQLIDDIMNFEISYDEKTLSPRDQVVEVLEKYERVCEQWRSLEDMKHDKPACRTEAFQNRIDALNAWLTITDAIRRETQSFKLWVGNDDLDIMRGKSELMMPDESKLENDNLTSSKNKVVKKIFEEDNKSLAERMMKEKDVHTIFRKRIFIPLAPWMVKSKETYITLGHIFETLKLPDYIHNLIQLCLIPMRLIKEIINIRMKYAFKLQNPTLMMIDQMIEDFKSYITIALEVKNGIMSYCRPDENKTWLIEDLFVNDIIDFDKVVLQCVRYFLVLLNRKLIDSSKTPNTFRTNKEPEELEDTWNFLKYLGEFIDGGSMVVAENITLITSRLCQKLLAYLNNQIKNPPSSSMNSQELIRWYNSTTENFGQLRRKLARFTSELSRSFTNSITFEIPTNNGSRTKALLEALKSTDHFLVYTGTVEAQGMYFFASPELRDDEAEILRIINGSRIGIDQSDSFDELVRLLNLISDSGYDDTATEEPVPKFGYVLALCPPKPIVWEGDMITLNIKEVPISDVKIGQMLFVTNEPCYNLVVMRTRFVESVTGAMEGGNALKVVEQRSSLAKVHHELTKINKIFFKMTLSILDSVKIIMERCKRIIPSGGYQELVNSYFIYARDFGKGSVKWADPSKKSTVIMKLIELSIEWVSFICDDCIPTDRKTFRWCVLALEFSMEMTRGFNVLVLNEDQFNKLRLKVARCMSLLISHFDIMGARSSEAEKKKLLKWTSQRHKIENSSDDDCVLAAYREDVMKEIGEIEKYRADVQEQLNSIGRVLDVSDSEYHFVKLLASSFSSVSIRWQKGRFIGGGSFGQVFAAVNLDTGGVMAVKEIRFHDSQSIKIIPSIRDEMTVLEMLNHPNVVQYFGVEVHRDKVYIFMEFCEGGSLSGLLAHGRIEDEMVIQVYTLQMLEGLAYLHQSGVVHRDIKPENILLDHNGVIKFVDFGAAKVIASTGKTRGSVIQASHAVKNNPENLNSMTGTPMYMSPEVITGQSTAKNGIVDIWSLGCCVLEMATGRRPWANLDNEWAIMYHIAAGHKPQLPSTDQLSEAGRKFLSRCLEHDPANRPSAVELLSDPWIVQIRQAAFGSSDGSTPSSELGPAITPTGEVSAPLSSSSELGNKSSEE, encoded by the coding sequence ATGTCAAACCAGCTGCCCACAGCTCAGAAGGATCAACTGTCGTTTCCCCTACGCCATAATGTCAGCCAAAGACAAGGTAGTTCGGGCAGACGACCGGCATTATCCAGGGGACAGTCCAATTATGCCTCAAGTCCGACATCCAATGGTACTGGTGCAAATGTTACAAGCTCCAAGTCCGGGAAACGACCCACTAGAGATCGCTCTGGAAGCGGAAGCTCCAATGCAAACACTGGTAATTCCCTTAGCTCGACTGCTTCAACCGAACAACGAAAAGCTCGTGCTAAGTCCATGAGTCAGACTCTCGCTACCAACTTACACGGCAACAATCAATACCTTGCTCAAGAGAGGGCATACTTAAGAAAACTCCGAAATCAGTGGGATGACGATTATTACACAAAAGGTATTAAGGGCGCAGATGAAGAACCAAATAAAGGTGATGGTCTCAataatgatgatgaggacgatgatgaagattttCTGACATACGGCAACACAGATTTATTGATTGATATGGACGACGAAAAGTATCAAATAGATTATAGTCTAGCATTCGATATCATGAAATCTGCGAACTCGACTTTGAAAATTGCAAAGTCGGAGCTGATCAGCGAAGAAACCGTCGAAGACCCAGCCGTCGTCGAACGGTTGGATTGGCAAGCAATGCTTTCCTCCGTTCTTACAGGCGATGTCGTTCGATCTGAGAAGACCAAAATCATCGATAACACAAGTGTTAATGATGGCCAGGAACCGTTTCTCCACACTAATTACAAGGAAAACCTCTGGTTTGGTATACGCGCTAAGCTTTTCAACAGAACCGAAGATgatcagaagaagataatTTATTATCGAAGAACACTTACTGATCAAttgattgatgatatcatgAACTTCGAGATTTCGTACGATGAGAAGACTTTATCTCCACGCGACCAGGTTGTTGAGGTTTTGGAAAAATACGAAAGAGTTTGCGAGCAATGGCGTAGCCTTGAGGACATGAAACACGATAAGCCCGCCTGTCGCACAGAGGCATTTCAGAATCGGATTGACGCACTCAACGCCTGGCTTACAATCACAGATGCCATCCGCCGAGAAACACAATCATTCAAACTTTGGGTTGGAAATGACGATCTTGACATCATGAGAGGAAAGAGTGAGTTAATGATGCCCGATGAATCAAAGTTAGAGAATGACAACTTAACAAGCTCCAAGAACAAAGTCGTGAAGAAAATCTTCGAGGAGGATAACAAATCCTTGGCTGAAAGAATgatgaaggaaaaggacGTCCACACAATTTTCCGCAAGCGAATTTTTATTCCTCTCGCTCCATGGATGGTCAAGTCAAAGGAAACTTATATTACACTTGGCCACATTTTTGAAACGCTCAAGCTTCCTGATTACATCCACAATCTCATTCAATTATGTCTAATACCGATGAGATTAATAAAAGAGATCATAAATATTAGAATGAAGTATGCATTCAAACTCCAAAATCCaacattgatgatgattgATCAAATGATTGAGGATTTCAAATCCTATATAACAATTGCTTTGGAAGTTAAAAATGGGATAATGAGCTACTGCAGGCCCGATGAGAACAAAACTTGGCTTATAGAGGATCTCTTTGTGAATGACATCATCGACTTTGATAAGGTTGTTTTGCAATGTGTTCGATACTTTCTCGTCCTTCTTAATCGAAAGCTAATTGATAGCTCTAAAACACCAAATACTTTTCGAACAAATAAGGAACCTGAGGAGCTTGAGGACACTTGGAACTTTCTCAAGTATTTGGGTGAATTTATAGATGGTGGAAGCATGGTCGTTGCAGAGAATATCACTTTAATAACTCTGCGATTATGCCAAAAGCTCTTGGCTTATTTAAACAATCAGATCAAGAACCCACCCAGCTCAAGCATGAATTCTCAGGAATTGATACGATGGTACAACTCAACTACGGAAAATTTTGGTCAGTTACGAAGAAAATTAGCTCGATTTACTAGCGAATTGTCGCGCTCATTTACGAACTCAATTACATTTGAGATTCCAACCAACAATGGAAGCCGTACAAAAGCTTTATTGGAAGCTCTCAAGAGCACAGACCATTTCCTTGTGTACACGGGAACCGTAGAGGCTCAAGGAATGTACTTCTTTGCGAGTCCTGAATTACGAGATGACGAAGCAGAAATTCTTAGAATCATCAATGGCTCGCGTATCGGTATAGATCAATCCGATTCTTTCGATGAGCTTGTCCGTCTTCTTAACTTGATAAGCGACTCAGGATACGATGATACAGCTACCGAGGAGCCGGTTCCGAAATTCGGTTATGTATTGGCATTATGTCCTCCTAAACCTATCGTATGGGAGGGCGATATGATAACGCTCAATATAAAGGAAGTGCCGATTTCGGACGTCAAAATTGGACAAATGTTGTTCGTAACAAATGAGCCTTGCTATAATCTTGTTGTGATGAGGACCCGATTTGTCGAATCTGTGACTGGTGCAATGGAGGGAGGAAATGCTCTCAAAGTTGTCGAGCAACGGTCATCCTTAGCCAAAGTACACCACGAACTaacaaaaatcaacaagatcttctttAAAATGACTTTGTCGATTCTCGATTCTGTCAAAATCATTATGGAGAGGTGTAAAAGGATAATACCAAGCGGGGGCTATCAAGAGTTAGTTAACTCCTATTTCATTTATGCTCGAGACTTTGGTAAAGGATCCGTGAAGTGGGCAGACCCGTCCAAAAAGCTGACTGTCATTATGAAGTTAATTGAGCTCTCGATTGAGTGGGTTAGCTTCATTTGCGATGACTGCATCCCTACTGATCGTAAAACATTCAGATGGTGCGTCTTGGCTTTGGAGTTTTCTATGGAAATGACAAGAGGATTTAATGTTTTAGTGCTCAATGAGGATCAATTCAATAAGCTACGATTAAAAGTTGCGCGTTGCATGTCTCTATTAATATCCCACTTTGACATAATGGGTGCTCGTTCAAGCGAGGcggagaagaagaaacttctCAAGTGGACGTCGCAGAGGCACAAGATCGAGAATTCCTCGGATGATGATTGTGTTCTTGCTGCGTACAGAGAGGACGTCATGAAGGAGATAGGGGAAATTGAGAAGTACAGGGCTGATGTTCAGGAGCAACTAAACTCAATTGGACGCGTCCTAGATGTTTCCGATCTGGAATATCACTTCGTTAAATTATTGGCGTCGTCATTTTCAAGTGTTTCCATCCGTTGGCAAAAAGGTAGATTCATCGGTGGGGGATCATTTGGTCAAGTTTTTGCCGCAGTTAATTTGGATACCGGTGGTGTAATGGCTGTTAAAGAAATTAGATTCCATGACAGTCAATCTATCAAGATCATTCCTTCGATAAGAGATGAAATGACTGTATTGGAGATGCTTAATCATCCAAATGTCGTTCAGTATTTCGGTGTTGAAGTGCACAGAGACAAGGTTTACATATTCATGGAATTTTGTGAGGGTGGATCTCTCTCCGGTCTCTTAGCACATGGAAGAATTGAGGATGAAATGGTAATTCAGGTTTATACCCTACAAATGTTGGAAGGATTAGCTTATCTACACCAGTCCGGTGTTGTCCATCGCGATATAAAACCTGAAAACATCCTTCTAGATCATAATGGTGTCATAAAAttcgttgattttggagcCGCAAAAGTCATTGCGTCCACAGGGAAAACAAGAGGATCAGTAATTCAAGCATCACATGCTGTGAAGAATAACCCTGAAAACCTCAATTCGATGACCGGAACTCCTATGTACATGTCCCCAGAAGTGATCACTGGTCAATCCACTGCTAAAAATGGTATTGTTGATATTTGGTCTCTTGGCTGTTGTGTATTAGAAATGGCAACAGGGAGACGTCCTTGGGCGAATTTGGACAACGAGTGGGCAATTATGTATCATATCGCAGCTGGTCACAAACCTCAATTGCCATCTACTGATCAATTGAGCGAAGCAGGCCGAAAGTTCCTTTCAAGGTGTTTGGAACATGATCCTGCCAACAGACCCAGTGCAGTTGAGCTTTTAAGCGATCCATGGATCGTGCAGATCCGACAAGCTGCTTTTGGTTCCAGCGATGGTTCGACGCCTTCATCAGAGCTCGGGCCAGCTATTACACCTACGGGGGAGGTGTCAGCACcattgagctcatcatCGGAGCTTGGGAATAAGCTGAGCGAGGAGTAG